The genomic stretch TGCCAATCCCTCGACCACTTCCGGCCCGCTCATCACCTGCAGGAAAACATCTTCGAGGTCGGCCTTGCGCACCTCGATTTCGTCGAACGTGCAGCCCGCCGCGCGGCACTGCGCAAGAATGCGCTCGACGTCGTCGTAACTCGTGAGGCGCAGCAGATGCTGGCGTCCGTTGACGTTGCCGGGGTCGACTTCGAGCGGCCGCAGTTCGGCGGGCAGCACGCCCTGCGCGAAACGGACGAACAGCTGTGTGCCCGCAAAGCGTTCGAGCAGCGTGCTCGTGCGCTCAAGCGCAACGACTTCACCTCGCCGCAGCATCGCGATGCGATCGCACAGCGATTCGGCTTCTTCGAGGTAATGCGTGGTCAGCACGATCGTGTGGCCTTCGCGGTTCAGACGCGAGATGAATTTCCACAGCGTCTGCCGGAGTTCGACGTCAACGCCCGCCGTCGGCTCGTCGAGCACGATCACGGGCGGCCGATGCACGAGCGCCTGTGCGACCAGCACGCGGCGCTTCATCCCGCCCGACAGCGCGCGCATGTTCGCGTCGGCTTTTTCGGTGAGATCGAGATTGGCCATCACTTCGTCGATCCAGTCGTCGTTCTTGCGCAAACCGAAGTAGCCCGACTGGATGCGCAGCGTTTCGCGCACCGTGAAGAACGGATCGAATACGAGTTCCTGCGGCACGACGCCGAGCGCGCGGCGCGCAAGACGGAAATCGTCGACGACATGGTGGCCGTGAACCGTGATGCTGCCTTCATCGGCGCGCGCGAGACCGGCGAGGATGCTGATGAGCGTCGTCTTGCCCGCGCCATTCGGACCGAGCAGCCCGAAAAACTCGCCTTGTTCGACGGTGAAGCTGACGCCTTTAAGCGCCTGCAGATCCTTGTAGCGCTTTTTGACGTTACGAATTTCAATCGCTGACATGACTGTGCGCCGTCGACGTGGGCGGCGCCTGATAGATCGCCCGGCAAGGGCGCGAAAGCATGGGGGAAACGGAATTGGGGCCGGGCGCTGCAGACCGCTTGCGCTGCTGCTGTCACCGCTACAACCGTTTACGGGATGCGAAAACGAAACGACCAGGCGCCAAAAAACGTTTGATTATAGGGCAAAAGTCGAATCGGCCGACTTGCGTTGCCTGGGAGGACGTGTGCTGCGGCGCGAACCGCCCAATGCGGCGCGACGCTCACTGACGCGCGAGCTGTCAGATGAGCGTCAATGTCGTGCGCTGAGGAGGGTATCGACGCCGTAGGCTTGCGCGAGGCTGGATAGCCCGGCAGGAAGGTTGACGATGGCGAGCGGCGTGCCGCGTGCGCTCGCCGCGCGCTGCCATGCGAGGAGCACCGCCAGCGCGGACGAATCGAATTGCGTGAGCGGCGCGCAGTCGACTGCCGTCGCGCCGCTGCCGATGCGCGCGAGCCCTGCCGCGAGCGCGGCTTTCGCGCTCGCGTGGGTC from Paraburkholderia phymatum STM815 encodes the following:
- a CDS encoding ABC transporter ATP-binding protein — its product is MSAIEIRNVKKRYKDLQALKGVSFTVEQGEFFGLLGPNGAGKTTLISILAGLARADEGSITVHGHHVVDDFRLARRALGVVPQELVFDPFFTVRETLRIQSGYFGLRKNDDWIDEVMANLDLTEKADANMRALSGGMKRRVLVAQALVHRPPVIVLDEPTAGVDVELRQTLWKFISRLNREGHTIVLTTHYLEEAESLCDRIAMLRRGEVVALERTSTLLERFAGTQLFVRFAQGVLPAELRPLEVDPGNVNGRQHLLRLTSYDDVERILAQCRAAGCTFDEIEVRKADLEDVFLQVMSGPEVVEGLA
- a CDS encoding STAS domain-containing protein codes for the protein MNNIASAPVTPPTHSFETGATLTHASAKAALAAGLARIGSGATAVDCAPLTQFDSSALAVLLAWQRAASARGTPLAIVNLPAGLSSLAQAYGVDTLLSARH